A region of Paenimyroides aestuarii DNA encodes the following proteins:
- the lepA gene encoding translation elongation factor 4: MKNIRNFCIIAHIDHGKSTLADRLLGATQTVTAREEKAQLLDNMDLERERGITIKSHAIQMEYKYKGEDYILNLIDTPGHVDFSYEVSRSIAACEGALLIVDAAQSIQAQTISNLYLALENDLEIIPVLNKVDLPSANPEEVSDDIIDLLGCKLEDIIHASGKTGFGVENILAAIIEKIPAPKGNPDEPLQALIFDSHYNPFRGIEVIFRVLNGEIKKNQKIKFMATGNEYYADEVGTLKLNQVPKQKISAGDVGYLISGIKEAKEVKVGDTITDAVNPTKNMITGFEDVKPMVFAGIYPVDTEDYEDLRASMEKLQLNDASLVFQAESSAALGFGFRCGFLGMLHMEIIQERLEREFNMTVITTVPNVSYFAYTKKEPDTPFVVNNPSDLPEPSKLDRVEEPFIKATIITKSDFVGQVMSLCIEKRGLITNQTYLTESRVELNFDMPLAEIVFDFYDRLKTVSKGYASFDYHPIGMRSSKLVRLDVLLNGQNVDALSALIHEDNAYHIGKKMCEKLRELIPRQQFDIPIQAAIGAKIIARETIKALRKDVTAKCYGGDISRKRKLLEKQKAGKKRMRQVGNVEIPQSAFMAVLKLND; encoded by the coding sequence ATGAAAAATATTAGAAACTTTTGTATTATCGCCCATATTGACCACGGTAAAAGTACCTTGGCAGACCGCTTGTTAGGCGCCACACAAACGGTGACGGCTCGTGAAGAAAAAGCGCAATTGCTTGATAATATGGACCTTGAAAGAGAACGTGGTATTACGATTAAAAGTCATGCCATTCAAATGGAATATAAATACAAAGGCGAAGATTATATCTTGAATTTGATTGATACTCCGGGACACGTAGATTTTTCATACGAGGTTTCTCGATCAATTGCTGCCTGCGAAGGTGCATTGTTGATTGTTGATGCAGCGCAAAGTATTCAGGCACAGACTATTTCAAATCTTTATTTGGCATTAGAGAACGATTTAGAGATTATTCCTGTGTTGAATAAGGTTGATTTACCATCTGCAAACCCTGAAGAAGTAAGTGATGATATTATTGATTTATTGGGTTGTAAATTAGAAGATATTATTCATGCATCGGGTAAAACTGGGTTTGGTGTTGAAAATATTTTGGCAGCTATTATCGAGAAAATTCCGGCACCAAAAGGAAATCCAGACGAACCTTTACAGGCGTTGATTTTTGATTCGCATTACAATCCGTTCCGTGGAATTGAAGTTATTTTCCGTGTTTTGAATGGAGAAATTAAAAAGAATCAAAAGATCAAATTCATGGCTACGGGCAATGAATATTATGCCGATGAAGTGGGTACGTTGAAATTAAACCAAGTGCCAAAGCAGAAAATTTCTGCAGGCGATGTTGGTTATTTGATTTCGGGAATTAAAGAAGCAAAAGAAGTAAAAGTAGGTGACACCATTACTGATGCGGTAAACCCTACCAAAAATATGATTACCGGTTTTGAAGACGTGAAACCGATGGTTTTTGCTGGAATTTATCCTGTTGATACAGAAGATTACGAAGATTTGCGTGCTTCGATGGAAAAATTGCAATTAAATGATGCTTCGTTGGTTTTTCAGGCAGAAAGTTCGGCGGCTTTAGGTTTTGGTTTCCGTTGTGGATTCTTGGGAATGTTGCACATGGAAATTATTCAGGAACGCTTAGAGCGTGAGTTTAACATGACGGTGATTACAACCGTTCCCAATGTTTCGTATTTTGCATACACCAAAAAAGAACCTGATACTCCGTTTGTGGTTAATAACCCGTCTGATTTACCAGAACCATCGAAATTAGACCGTGTTGAAGAGCCTTTTATTAAAGCCACAATCATCACCAAATCTGATTTTGTGGGACAAGTAATGAGTTTGTGTATTGAAAAACGCGGATTAATAACCAACCAAACTTATTTAACAGAAAGCCGAGTTGAATTGAATTTTGATATGCCTTTGGCAGAGATTGTATTTGATTTTTACGATCGATTAAAAACGGTTTCAAAAGGATATGCTTCGTTTGATTACCACCCAATTGGTATGCGCTCTTCTAAATTAGTACGCTTGGATGTGTTGTTAAACGGCCAAAATGTGGATGCGCTTTCGGCTTTAATTCACGAAGACAACGCCTATCATATTGGAAAAAAAATGTGCGAAAAATTACGCGAATTAATCCCTCGTCAACAGTTCGACATTCCTATTCAGGCTGCAATTGGTGCAAAAATTATTGCACGTGAAACCATTAAAGCGTTGCGAAAAGATGTTACTGCAAAATGTTATGGTGGTGATATTTCCCGTAAGCGAAAATTGTTAGAAAAACAAAAAGCAGGTAAAAAACGTATGCGCCAAGTGGGTAACGTAGAAATACCACAATCGGCATTTATGGCTGTTTTAAAACTGAATGATTAG
- a CDS encoding S41 family peptidase, with protein sequence MSKKNYLWPLITMGSLAAGIVLGGFFAKNGAPFSVKEEKGRVKLNKLIDLIEQEYVDNVDTDSIIDMTVNNILSQLDPHSTYISKSEFDEVQNVMKGSFVGIGINYHILNDTLAVVKPLPGGPSDKAGLKPGDRILYAEKVQLFNQGLSNDSIVNLLKGNAGTKALLKVYRKSTNKTFDVEIARGEVPLKSVDTAIKIDSETGYIKINRFSETTYSEFKNGLQSLLNQGINELVLDLRENGGGYMEPAIQIADDFLDGNEIIVKTVNKKGNVKITKASNKGLFPNKKLYVLINENSASASEIIAGAIQDNDRGTIVGRRSYGKGLVQREMYLGDGSAVRLTTARYYTPSGRSIQKPYNDGLDEYNSDLSNRFKSGELYSKDSIHLADSLKFKTIKGRVVFGGGGIVPDVFVPLKNKHGEDAIQLLMKTSLVSYYVFEQIEKERAVLEKLSPKQLAERIYNNPKYFNELKAHLKTSGLTFNLDRHKNNIMFYLVAEYVYQLYDDNAYYHWILQQDPMIQKINTLQ encoded by the coding sequence ATGAGTAAGAAAAATTATTTATGGCCTTTAATAACAATGGGTTCCTTGGCAGCCGGTATTGTTTTAGGCGGATTTTTTGCTAAAAACGGTGCCCCCTTTTCTGTTAAAGAAGAAAAAGGGCGCGTGAAGCTGAACAAACTTATCGACTTGATTGAGCAGGAATATGTGGACAACGTAGATACCGATTCCATTATCGATATGACGGTTAACAATATCCTTTCGCAACTAGATCCACACTCTACCTATATTTCAAAATCAGAATTTGATGAGGTTCAAAACGTGATGAAAGGTTCCTTTGTAGGTATAGGAATTAATTACCATATTTTAAACGATACTTTAGCGGTTGTAAAACCTTTGCCAGGCGGTCCTTCAGACAAAGCAGGACTAAAACCGGGCGACCGAATTCTATATGCCGAAAAGGTACAATTGTTCAATCAAGGTCTTTCCAACGATTCTATCGTAAACCTCTTAAAAGGAAATGCCGGCACAAAAGCACTTTTAAAAGTTTATAGAAAATCTACCAATAAAACCTTTGATGTTGAAATTGCACGAGGAGAAGTGCCTCTAAAAAGCGTGGATACTGCTATAAAAATTGATAGCGAAACAGGTTATATCAAAATAAACCGATTTTCAGAAACCACCTATTCCGAATTTAAAAACGGCTTGCAATCATTGTTGAACCAAGGGATTAATGAGTTGGTGCTAGACCTGCGCGAAAACGGCGGCGGGTATATGGAACCGGCTATCCAAATTGCTGATGATTTCTTAGACGGAAACGAAATCATTGTGAAAACAGTAAACAAAAAAGGTAACGTAAAAATCACCAAAGCATCGAACAAAGGGCTGTTTCCTAATAAAAAACTATATGTTCTCATCAATGAAAATTCGGCATCTGCAAGCGAGATTATTGCCGGAGCCATTCAAGATAACGACCGGGGAACAATCGTTGGCCGACGTTCTTATGGAAAAGGTTTGGTGCAACGCGAAATGTATTTAGGCGACGGATCTGCCGTTCGGTTGACCACAGCACGTTATTACACGCCTTCAGGTAGATCGATTCAAAAACCCTACAACGATGGACTAGATGAATACAATAGCGATCTAAGTAACCGTTTCAAATCAGGTGAGTTGTATTCTAAAGACAGTATTCATTTAGCAGACAGCCTTAAATTTAAAACAATAAAAGGCAGAGTTGTTTTTGGCGGTGGTGGTATTGTTCCAGATGTTTTTGTGCCGTTAAAAAACAAACACGGGGAAGACGCTATACAGCTTTTAATGAAAACATCGTTGGTAAGCTACTATGTTTTTGAGCAAATCGAAAAAGAACGTGCCGTTTTGGAAAAACTATCGCCCAAACAGTTAGCAGAGCGTATCTACAACAACCCAAAATATTTTAATGAGCTAAAAGCACATTTAAAAACAAGCGGACTTACATTTAACTTAGACCGTCACAAAAACAATATCATGTTTTACTTGGTTGCCGAATACGTGTACCAATTATACGACGATAATGCATATTACCACTGGATTTTACAACAAGACCCCATGATACAAAAAATAAACACCTTGCAATAA
- a CDS encoding deoxycytidylate deaminase, giving the protein MKNQTKLNKYDKAYLKIAKEWGQLSYCQRKKVGAIIVKDKMIISDGYNGTPSGFENCCEDEEGTTKWYVLHAEANAILKVAKSTQSCDNATLYITMSPCKDCSKLIHQAGIVRVVYQNSYKDLAGIDFLKRAGVEVVQIEDLSSLLYE; this is encoded by the coding sequence ATGAAAAACCAAACAAAGCTTAATAAGTATGACAAAGCCTACTTAAAAATTGCAAAAGAGTGGGGGCAGTTATCTTATTGTCAGCGAAAAAAAGTGGGTGCCATTATCGTTAAAGATAAAATGATTATATCCGACGGATATAACGGTACGCCATCGGGTTTTGAGAACTGTTGTGAAGACGAAGAAGGAACAACCAAATGGTATGTGCTACACGCAGAAGCCAACGCCATTCTAAAAGTTGCCAAATCTACGCAATCGTGCGATAATGCAACACTTTACATTACAATGAGTCCTTGCAAAGACTGTAGCAAGTTAATTCACCAAGCAGGTATTGTGCGTGTGGTTTATCAAAATAGTTATAAAGATTTAGCTGGTATCGATTTTTTAAAGAGAGCTGGAGTGGAAGTGGTTCAGATAGAAGATTTAAGCTCTTTGTTGTATGAGTAA
- a CDS encoding tellurite resistance TerB family protein, with protein MSYQDIYDSGLKERNKGHFASIVRIAFSDGKYTETERQFIEALASKLDITEEDFKSILEDPTKYPVNPPYLQERRIERLFDLAHIVFINHILGPEQKAILQKFASALGFVGDIRAITNKALSLLVMEYSLEDFKLEMDLYIKTISERGCPKRIASFLYY; from the coding sequence ATGTCGTATCAGGATATTTATGATAGCGGATTAAAAGAAAGAAATAAAGGTCATTTTGCATCGATTGTACGCATTGCTTTTAGCGATGGAAAATACACGGAAACAGAACGCCAATTCATTGAAGCATTGGCAAGTAAACTGGATATTACAGAAGAAGATTTTAAATCGATTTTAGAAGATCCAACAAAATATCCCGTAAATCCTCCTTATTTACAGGAACGACGCATTGAGCGCTTGTTTGATCTGGCGCATATTGTGTTTATTAACCATATTTTGGGTCCTGAACAGAAAGCCATTTTGCAAAAATTTGCATCGGCTTTGGGATTTGTAGGCGATATTCGGGCTATTACCAATAAAGCGCTTAGTTTGTTGGTAATGGAATATAGTTTAGAGGATTTTAAGTTGGAAATGGATCTTTACATTAAAACAATAAGTGAAAGAGGCTGTCCAAAAAGGATAGCCTCTTTTTTATACTACTAA